In one Neobacillus sp. CF12 genomic region, the following are encoded:
- the sda gene encoding sporulation histidine kinase inhibitor Sda yields MQNLQIEHLLEVLYRAIELNLQQDFIDLLVSEIHNKQKLNSF; encoded by the coding sequence ATGCAAAATCTTCAAATTGAACATTTGCTGGAAGTATTATATAGAGCTATTGAACTAAACCTGCAACAAGACTTTATCGATCTATTAGTTAGTGAAATACACAATAAACAAAAACTCAATAGTTTTTAA
- a CDS encoding bifunctional aldolase/short-chain dehydrogenase → MVKNYWESETASQVTKGVEELVYRSNLIGSDRAVCNWGGGNTSMKTTEKDFRGRDIEVMWVKGSGSDLATMKAHNFTGLNLEDIRPLFERDEMTDEDMVAYLSHCMIDSKHPRASIETLLHAFLPFKHVDHTHPDAIISLCCADNGKQLAEEIFGNRFVWVPYVRPGFTLSKMIAEGVRNNPNAELVLMEKHGLVTWGETSEESYAKTIEIINEAEQYINDRVNEETAFGGQKYETLSDEEANSILAKVMPIIRGAVSEEKKMLLTYDRGEDVLQFVNSYAAPELSQIGAACPDHLVHTKMVPLYINWDPQTKDVDTLIASVKEGIASFKEGYKAYFDRNKNEGDKMFEPAPRVILIPGLGMVNTGKDVNNSRVSGALYHRAIAVMKGSTTLGNFVSLSENESYNVEYWPLELYKLTLAPAEAEFSRKVAFITGGAGGIGSATARRLVSEGAHVVLADLNLEGAEKVAAEINEQYGANRALAVKMDVTSEEQVQAAFDQTALTYGGADIIVNNAGLATSSPFDETSLKEWNLNMNVLGTGYFLVAREAFKQMKGQGIGGNMVFIGSKNSVYAGKNAAAYSSVKALETHLARCIAAEGGEFGIRVNSVLPDAVLQGSAIWGSNWREERAAAYGIHPDQLEDHYRKRTTLLVNIYPSDIAESIAFFASSKSEKTTGCMLTVDGGVPAAFTR, encoded by the coding sequence ATGGTAAAGAATTACTGGGAAAGTGAAACAGCTTCACAAGTAACAAAAGGGGTAGAAGAATTAGTGTATCGTTCCAACTTAATTGGTTCAGATCGTGCCGTATGTAACTGGGGTGGCGGCAACACTTCTATGAAAACTACAGAAAAAGATTTCCGCGGACGAGATATTGAAGTTATGTGGGTAAAGGGAAGCGGTTCAGATTTAGCAACAATGAAGGCTCATAACTTTACTGGTCTTAATTTAGAAGATATTCGCCCATTATTTGAACGTGATGAAATGACAGATGAAGATATGGTTGCATATCTTTCACATTGTATGATTGACAGTAAACATCCAAGAGCTTCAATTGAAACGTTATTACATGCTTTCTTACCATTTAAGCATGTAGACCATACACATCCAGACGCAATTATTAGCCTTTGCTGTGCAGATAACGGTAAACAGCTTGCTGAAGAAATTTTTGGAAATCGTTTTGTTTGGGTTCCATATGTACGCCCAGGCTTCACCCTTTCAAAAATGATCGCTGAAGGTGTAAGAAACAATCCAAATGCAGAACTTGTATTAATGGAAAAACACGGACTTGTAACGTGGGGAGAAACCTCAGAAGAGTCTTATGCAAAAACTATCGAAATTATCAATGAAGCAGAACAATATATTAATGATCGAGTAAATGAAGAAACAGCTTTTGGTGGTCAAAAATATGAAACTCTTTCTGATGAAGAAGCAAACAGCATTCTAGCAAAAGTAATGCCAATCATCCGTGGTGCGGTAAGTGAAGAAAAGAAAATGCTTTTAACTTACGATCGTGGCGAAGATGTACTTCAATTTGTTAACAGCTATGCAGCACCTGAGCTTTCACAAATCGGAGCAGCATGTCCTGACCACTTAGTTCATACAAAAATGGTTCCACTTTACATCAATTGGGATCCACAAACAAAAGATGTTGACACACTAATTGCAAGTGTTAAAGAGGGTATTGCTAGCTTCAAAGAAGGATACAAAGCATACTTTGACCGTAATAAAAATGAAGGCGACAAAATGTTTGAACCCGCTCCACGTGTAATCCTTATCCCTGGATTAGGTATGGTGAATACAGGTAAGGATGTAAATAATTCTAGAGTAAGTGGTGCTTTATACCACCGTGCGATTGCGGTTATGAAAGGTTCTACAACACTAGGAAACTTTGTTTCTCTAAGTGAAAACGAATCCTACAACGTGGAATACTGGCCATTAGAATTATACAAATTGACTCTTGCTCCGGCTGAGGCTGAATTTTCTAGAAAAGTAGCATTTATCACTGGTGGTGCAGGCGGAATCGGTAGTGCAACAGCACGTCGTCTCGTATCTGAAGGCGCACACGTTGTATTGGCAGATTTAAATCTTGAAGGTGCAGAAAAAGTAGCAGCAGAAATTAACGAGCAATACGGTGCTAACCGTGCCCTTGCTGTGAAGATGGATGTTACAAGCGAAGAGCAAGTACAAGCTGCATTTGATCAAACGGCTCTTACTTATGGTGGTGCAGACATTATCGTTAACAATGCAGGTCTTGCTACATCTAGTCCATTTGATGAGACTTCTCTTAAAGAGTGGAACTTAAACATGAATGTGTTAGGAACAGGCTATTTCTTAGTTGCCCGCGAAGCATTCAAGCAAATGAAGGGCCAAGGCATTGGCGGTAACATGGTATTTATTGGCTCGAAAAACTCTGTTTACGCAGGTAAAAATGCCGCAGCTTACAGCTCTGTAAAAGCACTTGAAACACACTTAGCAAGATGTATTGCAGCAGAAGGCGGCGAATTCGGAATTCGTGTAAACTCTGTTCTTCCTGATGCAGTTCTTCAAGGGTCTGCAATTTGGGGATCAAACTGGCGTGAAGAACGTGCGGCAGCGTACGGAATCCATCCTGATCAATTAGAAGACCACTACCGTAAGCGTACTACACTACTAGTCAATATCTACCCATCAGATATTGCTGAATCTATCGCATTCTTTGCTTCTTCAAAATCTGAAAAAACAACTGGTTGTATGTTAACGGTTGATGGTGGTGTACCGGCAGCATTTACAAGATAA
- a CDS encoding DUF624 domain-containing protein produces the protein MKLAYLNFLWIIFTVGGLIVFGMIPATVSLFAIVRKWLITKETDLPIFHTFYQNYKNEFLKSNKLGLVLVLMGLFLYYDFKLIMLSGGMLQYTLTVPLLLISIFYCITLLYIFPVYVHFDQKVFQ, from the coding sequence ATGAAACTAGCTTATCTTAATTTTTTATGGATTATCTTCACAGTCGGTGGATTAATCGTTTTTGGGATGATACCTGCTACTGTATCCTTATTCGCCATAGTACGGAAATGGCTGATAACTAAAGAAACTGACCTTCCAATCTTTCATACTTTTTATCAGAATTACAAAAATGAGTTTCTAAAATCAAATAAGCTAGGCTTGGTTTTAGTTTTAATGGGTCTATTTTTGTATTATGATTTTAAATTGATTATGTTGTCTGGGGGAATGCTTCAATATACTTTGACGGTTCCTCTACTTTTAATAAGCATATTTTATTGCATTACTCTTCTGTATATCTTCCCTGTGTATGTACATTTTGATCAAAAGGTATTTCAGTAA
- a CDS encoding (Fe-S)-binding protein yields MKVSLFATCLVDMFQSNVGKATVELLERLGCEIEFPESQVCCGQPAYNSGYTKDAKDAMKKMIDTFVDAEYVVSPSGSCAYMFHEYPHVFKGDPVWEPKAKKLAEKTYELTQFIVEVLNVEDVGAKLEGHATYHTSCHMTRLLGVKEAPMTLLKNVKGLKFTELPGKEQCCGFGGTFSVKMAQISEQMVDEKVCHVEDTGADYLIGADAGCLMNIGGRIDRKGKPIKVMHIAEVLNNR; encoded by the coding sequence ATGAAAGTTAGTTTATTTGCAACATGCTTGGTAGATATGTTTCAAAGTAATGTTGGCAAAGCAACAGTAGAGTTGCTGGAAAGACTTGGTTGTGAGATTGAATTTCCAGAATCACAAGTTTGCTGCGGGCAGCCGGCTTATAATAGTGGTTACACGAAAGATGCCAAAGACGCCATGAAGAAGATGATTGATACCTTTGTGGATGCAGAATATGTGGTGTCACCATCTGGCTCATGTGCTTATATGTTCCATGAATACCCTCATGTATTTAAAGGAGATCCAGTTTGGGAACCAAAAGCAAAGAAATTAGCAGAAAAAACATACGAACTTACCCAATTTATAGTTGAGGTATTAAATGTTGAAGATGTTGGGGCAAAATTAGAAGGACATGCCACCTACCACACCTCATGCCATATGACGAGATTATTAGGGGTAAAAGAAGCTCCTATGACTCTTCTGAAAAATGTAAAAGGGTTAAAATTTACGGAGTTGCCTGGAAAAGAGCAATGCTGTGGATTTGGTGGTACTTTCTCTGTAAAAATGGCGCAGATATCAGAGCAAATGGTAGATGAAAAAGTTTGCCATGTTGAAGATACAGGTGCGGATTATTTGATTGGGGCTGACGCCGGCTGTCTGATGAATATCGGTGGACGTATTGATAGAAAAGGCAAACCGATAAAGGTTATGCATATTGCTGAGGTATTGAATAATCGATAA
- a CDS encoding LutB/LldF family L-lactate oxidation iron-sulfur protein, with protein MAMKIGNEQFKERVDKGIHDDFMRGAVSGAQDGMGVKRRLATEELGNWEDWRSHGEEIRQHVLENLDYYLEQLSENVAKRGGHVFFAQTKEEANEYIRGIARQKNAKKIVKSKSMVTEEISLNAALEQEGCEVIETDLGEYILQVDDHDPPSHIVVPALHKNKEQIRDVFTDKLGYTKTSKPEELAWHAREMLRQEYLSADIGITGCNFAVAETGSFSLVTNEGNADLVTALPKTQITVMGMERIVPTFEEMEVLVSLLTRSAVGQKLTSYITVLTGPKEELDADGPEEFHLVIVDNGRSKILGGEFQSVLQCIRCAACVNVCPVYRHVGGHSYGSIYAGPIGAVLSPLLGGYDEYKELPYASTLCGACTEVCPVKIPLHNLLHKHREVIVEKEGKAPISEKLAMKAFGLGAASPLFYKIGSKLAPTAMNPFTTGDKISKGPGPLKAWTEIREFPAPNKERFRDWFKNREKGGK; from the coding sequence ATGGCCATGAAAATAGGCAATGAACAATTTAAGGAACGTGTCGACAAGGGGATTCATGACGATTTTATGCGTGGTGCTGTTTCTGGTGCTCAGGATGGGATGGGTGTAAAAAGACGCCTTGCAACTGAAGAACTTGGAAACTGGGAGGATTGGCGCTCACATGGGGAGGAAATCCGCCAGCATGTTCTCGAAAACTTAGATTATTATTTAGAACAATTAAGTGAGAATGTCGCGAAGCGCGGAGGGCATGTATTTTTCGCCCAAACCAAAGAAGAAGCAAATGAATATATTCGTGGAATTGCCCGTCAGAAAAACGCCAAAAAAATAGTAAAGTCGAAATCGATGGTAACGGAGGAAATCAGTTTAAATGCAGCCTTGGAGCAAGAGGGTTGTGAGGTTATTGAAACAGACCTTGGTGAATACATTCTCCAAGTGGATGATCATGATCCACCGTCACATATCGTAGTACCTGCGCTACATAAAAACAAAGAGCAAATCCGCGATGTTTTTACTGATAAACTTGGCTACACAAAAACCTCCAAGCCCGAAGAATTGGCTTGGCACGCACGGGAAATGCTGCGCCAAGAATACCTGTCAGCTGATATTGGTATTACCGGGTGTAATTTTGCAGTAGCAGAAACTGGTTCGTTTAGTTTAGTTACGAATGAAGGAAATGCCGATTTAGTGACAGCCCTACCAAAAACACAAATAACCGTAATGGGGATGGAACGAATCGTTCCTACCTTTGAAGAAATGGAAGTTTTGGTTTCACTTTTAACAAGAAGTGCTGTTGGACAGAAATTAACGAGTTACATTACGGTCCTTACAGGACCAAAAGAAGAATTAGATGCTGACGGTCCAGAGGAATTCCACTTAGTCATCGTTGACAATGGACGTTCCAAGATCCTTGGAGGAGAATTCCAATCCGTCTTGCAGTGTATTCGCTGTGCTGCATGCGTAAATGTATGTCCTGTCTATCGCCATGTTGGTGGACATTCCTATGGCTCTATTTATGCAGGACCAATTGGGGCAGTTCTCTCTCCATTACTAGGCGGCTATGATGAATACAAAGAACTTCCATATGCATCAACGCTTTGCGGTGCCTGTACGGAAGTGTGTCCGGTAAAAATACCTCTGCATAACCTGCTTCATAAGCATAGAGAAGTGATTGTGGAAAAGGAAGGAAAGGCACCTATTTCCGAAAAGTTGGCAATGAAGGCGTTTGGGTTAGGAGCCGCTTCGCCTCTCTTTTATAAAATTGGTTCAAAACTTGCCCCAACAGCGATGAATCCATTTACAACTGGGGACAAGATATCAAAGGGTCCTGGGCCACTAAAGGCATGGACTGAAATCAGGGAATTTCCAGCACCAAACAAAGAGAGATTCAGAGATTGGTTTAAAAACCGAGAAAAAGGAGGTAAATAA
- a CDS encoding lactate utilization protein C, translating to MTGTIQNRDSFLNQIASQLGRPRISKPVQRPNWKFRPQDEVLKGATQDELLEVLTEQCKKIHTTLYTTNLKVLPKTLNKVVADYGGGPVVTWKDERFSKWGLDSLMNSDWPSQDIEVYEWDHTKGSENITKAENANVGITISEITLAESGTVVLFSDEDKGRTVSFLPATYIALIPKSTLVPRMTQAAQKMREIHQKTGHVASCINFITGPSNSADIELNLVVGVHGPVKASYIVIDDL from the coding sequence ATGACTGGTACAATCCAAAATCGAGACTCATTTTTAAATCAGATTGCCAGCCAGCTAGGTCGACCTCGTATTTCTAAACCGGTACAAAGACCAAACTGGAAATTCAGGCCACAGGACGAAGTGTTAAAGGGCGCTACCCAGGATGAGTTACTAGAAGTTTTAACGGAGCAGTGTAAAAAAATCCATACCACCCTTTACACAACTAACCTTAAAGTATTGCCAAAAACCCTTAACAAGGTTGTAGCGGATTATGGCGGGGGACCCGTCGTGACTTGGAAGGATGAGCGGTTTTCAAAATGGGGTCTTGATTCGTTAATGAACTCAGATTGGCCAAGTCAAGATATTGAAGTTTATGAATGGGACCATACAAAGGGTTCAGAAAACATTACAAAAGCGGAAAATGCAAATGTGGGCATTACCATTAGTGAAATCACATTGGCAGAATCAGGAACGGTTGTATTGTTTAGCGATGAAGATAAAGGGAGAACCGTGAGCTTTTTACCTGCCACCTATATTGCGTTAATCCCTAAAAGTACACTTGTGCCAAGAATGACTCAAGCTGCGCAAAAAATGCGTGAGATTCATCAGAAAACTGGTCATGTAGCATCATGCATCAATTTCATTACAGGACCAAGCAATTCCGCAGATATTGAGTTAAACCTTGTTGTTGGAGTTCACGGACCGGTAAAGGCTTCATATATAGTAATCGATGATCTTTAA